From a region of the Triticum aestivum cultivar Chinese Spring chromosome 7D, IWGSC CS RefSeq v2.1, whole genome shotgun sequence genome:
- the LOC123168386 gene encoding uncharacterized protein — protein sequence MSRWRRGRPSLLLLRRAFLLAAVSAAALFLLLSHQGPDPRKPSSSSPDLSVDPPPHFVFSDELSVDPPPGSASPEELSVEPPPASASSDELRVVPPEAAAGSEGGGDGSTCATVEEMGEEAVGGGSTEAASLRVRELIRRHFLLHGAARVRSLPAAEFCKQGFVLGKASEAGFGNEMYKILTAAALSVMLNRSLIIGQTRGLYPFGQYISYTDHSFTIGEIKHLWRKNRCAQTYGRDLNVRVDDFENPSETNVLCSDWSRWKDPIIWFDGTTDAVGIQFFLKNVHPEMKTAASTILGSLGMLHARPNTFGELMRVIISPSQVVQKAVQWASKGFSPDMVLHMRMMANRPVRARTAAVSCIQKAIQISGLKGTPRVALISDTPSFVKEMKQEISEFAEVTYFDYKSFAKSFDLEMNGTDKPLEFRSRDWGSAPRWAAFVDFFLASSARHTVITGAHRRVGTTYAQLIAALAAANRHGHEPSGANFTFLSSIHSNLLVDGLSTQAGWGHAWSRYAGPLSCPRQAHQCALTPLLPHAWWDGRWRSPTARDVRRLLGYGVSLSDTGEVDEEGLASHCRSREDHVKRFHLLPPYKS from the exons ATGTCGCGATGGCGTCGCGGCCGCCCGTCGCTGCTCCTGCTCCGTCGAGCCTTCCTCCtggcagccgtctccgccgccgccctctTCCTTCTACTCAGCCACCAGGGCCCTGACCCCCGCAAACCATCCTCTTCGTCTCCGGACCTCTCCGTTGACCCGCCTCCCCACTTCGTCTTCTCGGATGAGCTCTCCGTGGACCCGCCtcccggctcggcctcgccggaAGAGCTCTCCGTTGAGCCGCCTCCCGCCTCGGCCTCCTCGGACGAGCTCCGTGTCGTGCCGCCTGAGGCGGCGGCTGGTTCGGAGGGAGGTGGCGACGGGTCAACGTGCGCGACggtggaggagatgggggaggaggccgtcggcggGGGGTCGACGGAGGCGGCCAGCCTCCGCGTCCGCGAGCTGATTCGGCGCCACTTCCTGCTCCATG GCGCTGCGAGAGTTAGGTCGCTGCCTGCAGCTGAGTTCTGCAAACAAGGCTTTGTGTTGGGGAAAGCATCTGAAGCTGGGTTTGGCAATGAGATGTACAAGATATTAACGGCAGCAGCTCTGAGTGTTATGTTAAACCGCTCCCTGATCATCGGCCAAACCAG GGGATTGTATCCGTTTGGACAGTACATTTCTTATACTGACCACTCGTTTACTATTGGAGAAATCAAGCATTTATGGAGGAAAAACCGATGTGCCCAAACATATGGTAGAGATCTGAATGTGAGGGTAGACGATTTTGAGAATCCCTCGGAGACAAATGTTCTTTGTAGTGACTGGAGTAGATGGAAAGATCCAATAATCTG GTTTGATGGCACAACAGATGCAGTTGGAATCCAGTTCTTTCTAAAGAATGTTCACCCTGAAATGAAAACTGCTGCTTCAACAATTCTTGGATCCCTAGGCATGCTACATGCCAGGCCTAATACATTCGGGGAACTTATGCGCGTGATCATATCTCCCTCCCAGGTAGTCCAGAAAGCAGTTCAGTGGGCATCGAAGGGTTTCAGTCCAGATATGGTTCTGCACATGCGAATGATGGCCAATAG GCCAGTACGAGCAAGAACTGCTGCAGTTAGTTGTATTCAGAAAGCTATACAGATTTCTGGTTTGAAGGGTACACCTCGGGTGGCATTGATCTCCGACACACCATCATTTGTTAAGGAGATGAAGCAAGAGATCAGTGAGTTTGCAGAG GTAACTTATTTTGATTACAAATCGTTTGCCAAGAGTTTTGACCTAGAGATGAATGGAACGGACAAG CCTTTGGAATTCCGTTCACGAGACTGGGGATCAGCTCCAAGGTGGGCGGCCTTCGTCGATTTCTTCCTGGCCTCGAGCGCCAGGCACACGGTCATCACCGGAGCGCATCGACGCGTGGGAACGACCTACGCGCAGCTCATCGCAGCGCTGGCCGCAGCCAACAGACACG GCCACGAGCCCTCGGGCGCCAACTTCACGTTCCTAAGCAGCATCCACAGCAACCTGCTGGTGGACGGGCTGTCGACGCAGGCCGGCTGGGGCCACGCCTGGAGCAGGTACGCAGGGCCCCTGAGCTGCCCGCGCCAGGCGCACCAGTGCGCGCTGACCCCGCTCCTCCCGCACGCGTGGTGGGACGGCCGGTGGCGGAGCCCCACCGCCAGGGACGTGAGGCGGCTGCTGGGCTACGGCGTCTCGTTGTCGGACACgggggaggtggacgaggagggGCTCGCGTCGCACTGTCGGTCGAGGGAAGATCATGTCAAGAGGTTCCATCTTCTCCCGCCGTACAAGAGTTGA
- the LOC123165384 gene encoding uncharacterized protein has product MRSSQMLLLAIAFLALASDVATEASVGVEGIPCTTSIIPSPKPCDNNSCNQACIDRVWVGGYGECVAGACKCQQCTYIPPKNGN; this is encoded by the exons ATGAGGAGTAGCCAGATGTTGCTCCTGGCGATCGCCTTCCTTGCCCTAGCATCAG ATGTGGCAACGGAGGCGTCAGTGGGCGTTGAAGGAATCCCTTGTACGACAAGCATTATCCCGTCGCCAAAGCCATGTGATAACAATAGCTGCAATCAGGCATGCATCGACCGTGTGTGGGTCGGCGGATATGGCGAGTGTGTTGCGGGGGCGTGCAAGTGCCAGCAGTGCACATACATTCCTCCCAAAAATGGAAACTGA